In Eleutherodactylus coqui strain aEleCoq1 chromosome 11, aEleCoq1.hap1, whole genome shotgun sequence, a single window of DNA contains:
- the LOC136582150 gene encoding solute carrier family 25 member 45-like isoform X3, whose product MSFPVCSVAISNSLMFGSYSNALLYITGAESKDWKKRPQNYQIFLAGCCGGVVQVYFTAPIDLIKVRLQNQTESFKRQAKLDNLQARYHGPVHCAASIFKAEGIKGLYRGSTALVLRDVPTTGLYFLIYEVLCRRMTSVGEIPGSWTMLFAGGCAGTVGWAAANPMDVIKSRLQMDGIQVVQYRGILDCISKSIKQEGFRVLCKGLTANSVRAFPVNAVTFLSYEKLLVTFR is encoded by the exons ATGAGTTTTCCCGTTTGCAGTGTGGCCATCAGCAATTCCTTAATGTTCGGGTCTTATAGTAACGCATTACTTTACATAACTGGCGCAGAAAGTAAAGACTGGAAAAAGAGACCACAAAATTATCAGATTTTTCTAGCTGGTTGCTGTGGTGGAGTGGTGCAG GTATATTTCACAGCTCCAATTGACCTGATAAAAGTGAGATTGCAGAACCAAACTGAGTCATTCAAAAGACAAGCCAAGCTGGACAACCTGCAGGCTCGGTATCATGGGCCTGTTCACTGTGCTGCAAGCATATTCAAAGCAGAAGGCATTAAAGGTCTCTATAGGGGTTCAACTGCTTTGGTTCTTCGGGATGTGCCAACTACtggattatattttttaatttatgaaGTCCTTTGCAGGCGGATGACGAGTGTTGGTGAAATACCAG GTTCATGGACTATGCTGTTTGCTGGTGGTTGTGCTGGGACAGTGGGATGGGCGGCTGCGAACCCAATGGATGTCATAAAGAGCCGTTTGCAGATGGATGGGATTCAAGTTGTTCAATATCGTGGAATACTTGACTGTATTTCTAAGAGCATCAAACAAGAAGGGTTCCGTGTTCTCTGTAAAGGACTCACAGCAAACAGTGTCCGTGCCTTTCCTGTTAATGCAGTGACTTTTCTGAGCTATGAAAAGCTTCTGGTGACTTTTCGATAA
- the LOC136582150 gene encoding solute carrier family 25 member 45-like isoform X1, with the protein MPSTEFVAGWISGALGLVVGHPIDTVKVRLQTQARYRGVLDCIVKTYKKETIWGFFKGMSFPVCSVAISNSLMFGSYSNALLYITGAESKDWKKRPQNYQIFLAGCCGGVVQVYFTAPIDLIKVRLQNQTESFKRQAKLDNLQARYHGPVHCAASIFKAEGIKGLYRGSTALVLRDVPTTGLYFLIYEVLCRRMTSVGEIPGSWTMLFAGGCAGTVGWAAANPMDVIKSRLQMDGIQVVQYRGILDCISKSIKQEGFRVLCKGLTANSVRAFPVNAVTFLSYEKLLVTFR; encoded by the exons GTACGTCTACAGACACAAGCAAGATACCGTGGAGTTCTAGACTGTATAGTGAAGACCTATAAGAAAGAAACA ATTTGGGGATTCTTTAAAGGAATGAGTTTTCCCGTTTGCAGTGTGGCCATCAGCAATTCCTTAATGTTCGGGTCTTATAGTAACGCATTACTTTACATAACTGGCGCAGAAAGTAAAGACTGGAAAAAGAGACCACAAAATTATCAGATTTTTCTAGCTGGTTGCTGTGGTGGAGTGGTGCAG GTATATTTCACAGCTCCAATTGACCTGATAAAAGTGAGATTGCAGAACCAAACTGAGTCATTCAAAAGACAAGCCAAGCTGGACAACCTGCAGGCTCGGTATCATGGGCCTGTTCACTGTGCTGCAAGCATATTCAAAGCAGAAGGCATTAAAGGTCTCTATAGGGGTTCAACTGCTTTGGTTCTTCGGGATGTGCCAACTACtggattatattttttaatttatgaaGTCCTTTGCAGGCGGATGACGAGTGTTGGTGAAATACCAG GTTCATGGACTATGCTGTTTGCTGGTGGTTGTGCTGGGACAGTGGGATGGGCGGCTGCGAACCCAATGGATGTCATAAAGAGCCGTTTGCAGATGGATGGGATTCAAGTTGTTCAATATCGTGGAATACTTGACTGTATTTCTAAGAGCATCAAACAAGAAGGGTTCCGTGTTCTCTGTAAAGGACTCACAGCAAACAGTGTCCGTGCCTTTCCTGTTAATGCAGTGACTTTTCTGAGCTATGAAAAGCTTCTGGTGACTTTTCGATAA
- the LOC136582150 gene encoding solute carrier family 25 member 45-like isoform X2, protein MPSTEFVAGWISGALGLVVGHPIDTVKIWGFFKGMSFPVCSVAISNSLMFGSYSNALLYITGAESKDWKKRPQNYQIFLAGCCGGVVQVYFTAPIDLIKVRLQNQTESFKRQAKLDNLQARYHGPVHCAASIFKAEGIKGLYRGSTALVLRDVPTTGLYFLIYEVLCRRMTSVGEIPGSWTMLFAGGCAGTVGWAAANPMDVIKSRLQMDGIQVVQYRGILDCISKSIKQEGFRVLCKGLTANSVRAFPVNAVTFLSYEKLLVTFR, encoded by the exons ATTTGGGGATTCTTTAAAGGAATGAGTTTTCCCGTTTGCAGTGTGGCCATCAGCAATTCCTTAATGTTCGGGTCTTATAGTAACGCATTACTTTACATAACTGGCGCAGAAAGTAAAGACTGGAAAAAGAGACCACAAAATTATCAGATTTTTCTAGCTGGTTGCTGTGGTGGAGTGGTGCAG GTATATTTCACAGCTCCAATTGACCTGATAAAAGTGAGATTGCAGAACCAAACTGAGTCATTCAAAAGACAAGCCAAGCTGGACAACCTGCAGGCTCGGTATCATGGGCCTGTTCACTGTGCTGCAAGCATATTCAAAGCAGAAGGCATTAAAGGTCTCTATAGGGGTTCAACTGCTTTGGTTCTTCGGGATGTGCCAACTACtggattatattttttaatttatgaaGTCCTTTGCAGGCGGATGACGAGTGTTGGTGAAATACCAG GTTCATGGACTATGCTGTTTGCTGGTGGTTGTGCTGGGACAGTGGGATGGGCGGCTGCGAACCCAATGGATGTCATAAAGAGCCGTTTGCAGATGGATGGGATTCAAGTTGTTCAATATCGTGGAATACTTGACTGTATTTCTAAGAGCATCAAACAAGAAGGGTTCCGTGTTCTCTGTAAAGGACTCACAGCAAACAGTGTCCGTGCCTTTCCTGTTAATGCAGTGACTTTTCTGAGCTATGAAAAGCTTCTGGTGACTTTTCGATAA